DNA from Lentibacillus amyloliquefaciens:
TGAACAGACTTTTGGAACTCAGCAGAAACAGATTGTTGAACTTGAGCAGGAAGAGCAGGATATATATAGTCAAATTATTGATTTGAGCATGGAAGAGTTCGATCAAATAAAAGAGTTATCTAATCAGGCACTTGAAAACATTGAAACAAGAAAAGATAAAATAACGAAAGAAAAAGAAAGTATCGATGCTTCCAGAGAAGAGTTTTCAAAAATTGAGAATATGATTAGTGATTTGGAAGAGGAGGCTGCAAAGGAAAAAGCAAATCAGCTGTACAGTACGATGACGGATCGCTATAATGCCTATGATGAGCTTCATGAAGCGTATTCTGATTCATTATCGCTTGAAGAGGAATTATATACGATGCTTCAGGAAGAAGATCTTGAACAGGAAACGCTCACAGATCATATCGAAAAATTGAATGAAAGCTATCAAAAGGTCATGGATGCCAACCAGACATTCAATGATTTGACCACTGAATATAATTCGGTAAAAGAAGAATTTTATAATGCTGCGGGAATTGAAGTTGAATATGAAGAAAATCCTGCATCAGGAGAAAATGAAAATAATAACAATGAAGAAACAAGTGAATCAGAAGAGACGGAATCAGATGAATAGATCATCTGGTTCTTTTTTTAACGTCAGAAAAAAACATGTGTCTAAAACTCCGGTGTATTCTCAGCAAGCGCAGTTACATACCGCCTGAGGCAATTTACTTAAATTTTGTCGCTTTAAGACGACAGTTAGAAATGCATCACAAACTAAGGAAGCCTTATAAAATCAATGTTTCATTATCTTCTTCTTTTTATTAATACAGTTTTTTTATTAAAATATAACAGTTCATGCCGTGAAAGGACCGCAATTACTGTAAACGCTGTCATCCCTATTTAAAAATGAAAAAATCTTAAACAAAACAATTGACCAAATAATATATGTGGGCTACACTTTAAAAAGAATAAAGGATTGTACCAGTAAATTTTGCTTATTGAATGTAACAGTTTTAGAGTTTGTATGGTATATGATTATTGTTGATAAAAAAAGGGAAGATGTTTTAGAGCAAAAGGGTACAGTTTATTCATATTTTGGGAAGGCTAGAAAAAGAATATAAACAGTCATACAGAAAGGAAGAGGTGACCATTTTGAAAGACGTACTTGAAAGTATCGAGAATCAGTTCGAGATGTTCCAGGTTCTTAATGAAAAGGGTGAGGTAGTTAATGAAGACTGGATGCCTGATCTTTCAGATGATGATCTGAAAGAACTGATGCGCCGAATGGTTTATACAAGAGTGCTCGATCAACGCTCAATCGCATTGAACCGTCAAGGCCGATTAGGGTTTTATGCTCCTACAGCAGGCCAAGAGGCATCTCAGCTAGCAAGTCACTTTGCGCTTGAGGAGGAGGACTATATTCTTCCTGCATATCGTGATGTGCCACAGCTGATATGGCATGGCCTTCCACTGTATCAGGCTTTCCTTTTCTCCAGGGGACACTTTCATGGCAACCAGTTCCCTGAAGGTGTTAATGGCCTGAGCCCGCAAATAATTATCGGGGCACAGATTACGCAAGCGGCCGGTGTGGCATTAGGTCTTAAAAAACGCGGTAAAAAAGCTGTTGCTGTTACATACACCGGTGACGGCGGGACGTCCCAAGGCGATTTTTATGAAGGCATCAACTTTGCAGGTGCTTATGGTGCGCCGGCGATTTTCTTTGTGCAAAATAACCAGTTTGCTATTTCAGTTCCGGTTGAAGAGCAGACAAATGCAAAAACGCTTGCCCAAAAAGGGGTTGCTGCAGGTGTCGAAAGCTATCTCGTTGACGGCATGGATGTTTTCGCAGTTTATGCTGCGACAAAGAGGTCCCGCGAACGTGCTATTAACGGCGAGGGGCCGACATTGATTGAAACGATGACTTACCGTTATGGTCCGCATACCATGGCTGGTGATGACCCAACACGCTACCGGACTGAAGATATGACCAATGAATGGGAGAAAAAGGACCCGCTCGTTCGTCTCCGCAAATATCTTGAAGATAAAGACTTGTGGTCAGAGGATGAAGAAAATAAAACAATTGAAAACGCCAAAGATGATATTAAAAAAGCTATTAAAGAAGCAGATAATTATCCGAAACAAAAAGTGACCGACTTAATTGATATCATGCATGACGAACTTCCACACAACCTGCAGGAGCAAATGGAAGAATACAAAGAAAAGGAGTCGAAGTAAATCATGGCAGAAAAAACAATGATTCAGGCAATCACTGATGCAATGCACCATGAACTGAAAAATGATGAAAATGTGCTTGTATTCGGTGAAGATGTTGGACAAAATGGCGGCGTATTTCGTGCTACAGAAGGTTTGCAGGATGAATTTGGGGAAGACCGTGTATTTGATACGCCTCTTGCCGAATCAGGAATCGGCGGCCTTTCACTTGGCCTTGCACTGCAGGGATTCCGACCGGTACCCGAGATTCAGTTTATCGGCTTCACTTATGAAGCAATGGATGCGATTAACGGCCAGATAGCACGCATACGTTATCGTTCAGGCGGGACGAAGCCTGCACCTATTACGATTCGTACACCTTTTGGCGGTGGTGTTCATACGCCGGAGTTGCATGCAGACTCTCTGGAAGGACTCATCGCACAGCAACCGGGCATTCGAGTCGTTGTTCCATCAACACCATACGATGCCAAAGGACTTCTGATTTCCTCAATCCGCAATAATGATCCGGTCTTTTTCATGGAACATATGAAATTGTACCGTTCATTCCGTGCTGAAGTACCGGATGAAGCCTACACTGTCGATCTGGACAAGGCCGATATTAAACGTGAAGGCAAGGATGTCACACTTATTGCATATGGTGCCATGGTTCACACGGCACTAAAAGCAGCTGAAGAACTGGAAAAAGATAATATTGAAACGGAAGTGATTGACTTACGCACGATCTCTCCGGTGGATATTGATACAATTGTTGAGTCAGTGAAGAAAACAAACCGTGTTGTTATGCTGCAGGAAGCACAACGTCAGGCAGGCGTGGGTGCACATGTCATTTCTGAAATCCAGGAACGTGCAATCCTTCATTTGGAAGCGCCGGTGTTGCGTGTAACAGCGCCCGATACCGTTTATCCATTTTCACAGGCAGAGGAAGTGTGGCTGCCAACGCATAAAGATGTAATCGAAAAAGTGAATGAAGTCATTAACTTTTAATCAATGATTGGAGGTCGTCATTATGGCGTTTAACTTTAAACTGCCTGATATCGGTGAAGGTATACATGAAGGCGAAATCGCCAAATGGTTCGTTAAAGAAGGCGATGAAATTCAGGAGGATGACGTGCTTTGTGAGGTTCAGAATGACAAAGCCGTTGTCGAAATCCCTTCACCGGTTGACGGAACCGTAACGAAAGTGCACGTTGGCGAGGGTGAAGTGG
Protein-coding regions in this window:
- the pdhA gene encoding pyruvate dehydrogenase (acetyl-transferring) E1 component subunit alpha, whose translation is MKDVLESIENQFEMFQVLNEKGEVVNEDWMPDLSDDDLKELMRRMVYTRVLDQRSIALNRQGRLGFYAPTAGQEASQLASHFALEEEDYILPAYRDVPQLIWHGLPLYQAFLFSRGHFHGNQFPEGVNGLSPQIIIGAQITQAAGVALGLKKRGKKAVAVTYTGDGGTSQGDFYEGINFAGAYGAPAIFFVQNNQFAISVPVEEQTNAKTLAQKGVAAGVESYLVDGMDVFAVYAATKRSRERAINGEGPTLIETMTYRYGPHTMAGDDPTRYRTEDMTNEWEKKDPLVRLRKYLEDKDLWSEDEENKTIENAKDDIKKAIKEADNYPKQKVTDLIDIMHDELPHNLQEQMEEYKEKESK
- a CDS encoding YkyA family protein, which gives rise to MVWKKSSLIGFISLIVILSACSGTSTSEKVYNHLEEAVKLEQTFGTQQKQIVELEQEEQDIYSQIIDLSMEEFDQIKELSNQALENIETRKDKITKEKESIDASREEFSKIENMISDLEEEAAKEKANQLYSTMTDRYNAYDELHEAYSDSLSLEEELYTMLQEEDLEQETLTDHIEKLNESYQKVMDANQTFNDLTTEYNSVKEEFYNAAGIEVEYEENPASGENENNNNEETSESEETESDE
- a CDS encoding alpha-ketoacid dehydrogenase subunit beta, whose translation is MAEKTMIQAITDAMHHELKNDENVLVFGEDVGQNGGVFRATEGLQDEFGEDRVFDTPLAESGIGGLSLGLALQGFRPVPEIQFIGFTYEAMDAINGQIARIRYRSGGTKPAPITIRTPFGGGVHTPELHADSLEGLIAQQPGIRVVVPSTPYDAKGLLISSIRNNDPVFFMEHMKLYRSFRAEVPDEAYTVDLDKADIKREGKDVTLIAYGAMVHTALKAAEELEKDNIETEVIDLRTISPVDIDTIVESVKKTNRVVMLQEAQRQAGVGAHVISEIQERAILHLEAPVLRVTAPDTVYPFSQAEEVWLPTHKDVIEKVNEVINF